The following DNA comes from Winogradskyella sp. PG-2.
AGTATGATGCTTGGAATTGGGAAGATGCAGCTATAAAGATGGATGATGGTATACATGTTAACTGGCCAAGTAGTTTTAGTAGAGGACGTTGGTGGCTTGGTGAAGATCCTGGTCTTAAACCAAATAAAAACTACGGAAAGCAAGTTAAAGAATTAGTAGATTACTTTAATGAATCTAAAAGTTACAACAAAGGCACTAAAGGTGAAAGTCACATACCATATGCTGCTTTAGCAGGTATATTTGATGGTTCAAAACATTTATATATCAATGCTGACGACGAAAAAGGTATTACTGATGCGGTAAATTTTGCAAAATCACAAGGTGTTTCAAATATTACTATTGTTGGTGGATACCAAGCTGGTAATGTCGCAAGTTTTTTAAAGCAAAATAATGTATCTGTGTTCTTACAACGTGTGCACACTAGACCAGAACTAGAAGATGATGATTACGACTATACGTTTAAACAAGCTAAAAAATTAGTTGACACTGGTGTTTTGGTTGCTTTAGAACCAAGCGGACAAATGGAACGTATGAACTCTCGTAACCTTCCTTTTTATGCTGGAACAACAGTAGCTCATGGATTAACTAAAGCGCAAGCACTACAATTAATAACCCAAAATGCAGCAAAAATCATGGGTATTGATGATGCATATGGCACTTTAGAAGTAGGCAAAAGTGCAACACTTTTTATTAGTGAAGGTGATGCCTTAGACATGAGAACTAACATAGTAACAAAAGCATTTATTGATGGTAGAGATATCAGTTTAGAAACACATCAAACTGAACTTTGGAAACGGTATTCTAAAAAGTATAGCAGCCAAGATTAAATAAAAAAAGCGAGCCGAATGGCTCGCTTTTTATTGTAAATTATAATTCAGTGATGTAGCTCTAAATAAGATTATTCTATTAATCTATCACCTTCTTCCATCGTAAACATCTCTTGTTTTGGAGTTTCCTCTGAAACTATAACATCTATAAATTCCACTGTATTACGTAATTCGGTTGGTACATTGTTCTCATATTTATACCAACTAATGTTTTTAGGTAATACTAAGCCATTAATAATTTGCCAATCGTTATAACGTATATATTTAAAATTTTTGCTCTTACCGTCTTTTCCAAATGTAACCGTATAACTCAACCATTCCATTTGCCCTGTTTCGGCATTATATACACCACATATTGGTCATCTGGTGAGGCACCTACACCAGCATCATAAGAGATTAAAACTCCTGGATACGTTTTTCCTTCAAAAACTAAAGGCTCAGCATCTTCATAAATAATTCCATCATCACCAACAATAAAAGGCATCGCATAGAAATACATCATCAAGCCTTTATAAAATTTGGCATTGCCTTTATACTCATTCCCTTCTTTTTCACTGACCCATAAATTTTCACCATCAAAACCCATAGTATAAGTTGGCGTATCGATAAGTTCTGCTCTAGATTTTAAGTTTGTAGTTGTCACTTCCTTTCCATTTTGTTTTTCCATAGTAAATGATAACGTTTTCATTTTATTCCAGTTATCAATCCCTCCATGAGCTTCAAACACTTTGGTAATGGATTCTGGGTAAATACTTGTTGTAATATCTTCTTTAGAGATAGTTTCTATTTCTGTAGATTCAATTTTTGCCTCATTTTTACATGAAGTAAATGCAATTACAAAGAGAAGAATAAATATTAGTTTTTTCATGGTATGATTTTTAAATGCTGTCTTTGACGAAATTAAATAAAACTAATTACAAAAAAGCTTCAGAAATTATCTGAAGCTTTTAATAATCTTAAAGTTGGTATATCTTATTCTATGATAAGCCTTTCTATTTCTACGCTAGAAGTATTTTTTAACTGAACAAAGTATAAGCCTGAGTTCAATTTTGAAGTATCCAATACAAGATTATCTAAGTTAGTTACTTGAGGTACATCTATTTTTTTACCTCGAATATCATAAACGCTAATATTTATATCTTGATTAAAATTGGAATCAAAGTATACAGAAACAGAACTTTGTGCTGGGTTTGGGAATAACTTAAAACTTATTGCATCAAAACCACTTACATTTAACGCAACATCACTCTCTAAATAATCGGGAATAGAATTCGTATTTGTGTCATCATCAGTTGGGTCACCATTATTGTTATAGTCTTCATCTATTGTTAATACATTATCACCATCATCATCGTCGTCTAAATAGTTTTCTATCAAATCGTTATCTGTATCTACAAATGGATGAATGGTATTTCTACTTAAAACAATATTGATTTCTACAATAGTATCTACTCCATCACCATCATCATCATTGTCTAAATAATTTGGCAAACTGTCCCCATCTGTATCATCATCTTCTAGATTTCCATTATTATTAAGATCTTCGTCGCTATCAATAACTCCGTCGTTATCAGCATCAAGACAAGGAATTTCACTAACATTAAAGTTTACAATCGTAAAACAACCAGTAACATCAATAGCTAATCTTGCATATATGGTCTGTGGTGAAAATGA
Coding sequences within:
- a CDS encoding amidohydrolase family protein produces the protein MKKLNKINSILFLLCISLSFAQQTPAPKQSKTIAIVGATAHIGNGTVIDNSIIVMEDGKLKNVSDATMSKIDTSAMEVIKANGKHVYPGFIVSNGTLGLVEVDAVKASNDLSEMGSFNPHIRSIIAYNAESKIVESMRPNGVLLGQVVPRGGRITGTSSIVQYDAWNWEDAAIKMDDGIHVNWPSSFSRGRWWLGEDPGLKPNKNYGKQVKELVDYFNESKSYNKGTKGESHIPYAALAGIFDGSKHLYINADDEKGITDAVNFAKSQGVSNITIVGGYQAGNVASFLKQNNVSVFLQRVHTRPELEDDDYDYTFKQAKKLVDTGVLVALEPSGQMERMNSRNLPFYAGTTVAHGLTKAQALQLITQNAAKIMGIDDAYGTLEVGKSATLFISEGDALDMRTNIVTKAFIDGRDISLETHQTELWKRYSKKYSSQD